The following are encoded together in the SAR324 cluster bacterium genome:
- the folP gene encoding dihydropteroate synthase, producing the protein MKPSFPLLLGVLNVTPDSFSDGGKFLKVEAARLQAQRIVEAGADWLDLGGESTGPGSVEVSLEEELRRVLPVLELIRADHPELKISIDTWKAEVARRCLSMGAKVVNDVTALRRDPAMAEVVAEAGVPVILMHAKEADGRTTRTVQHYDDVISTVKAFFEERVRWATDHGIQEEQIILDPGLGFFISAEARYSFEIVRRLPELKALGFPLLLGPSRKSFLAGVSPGRTLSTEERLIPGVALSAIAAWLGVDILRIHDVQAERLLLDTVQALRG; encoded by the coding sequence ATGAAGCCTTCTTTCCCCCTCTTGCTGGGAGTGCTCAACGTCACTCCAGATTCTTTCTCGGATGGGGGAAAGTTCCTGAAAGTCGAAGCAGCCCGTTTGCAGGCTCAGCGCATTGTCGAGGCAGGAGCAGATTGGCTGGACCTAGGTGGGGAATCCACAGGACCGGGTAGCGTGGAGGTGTCTCTGGAGGAAGAACTCCGGCGGGTGCTTCCGGTGTTGGAATTGATTCGAGCAGATCATCCAGAATTGAAGATCTCTATCGATACCTGGAAAGCTGAAGTTGCCCGCAGATGCCTCTCTATGGGAGCAAAGGTGGTCAATGATGTGACTGCACTGCGTCGAGATCCTGCAATGGCTGAAGTCGTTGCTGAGGCTGGGGTTCCTGTCATCTTGATGCATGCCAAGGAAGCTGATGGCCGGACGACCCGAACAGTCCAGCACTACGACGACGTGATTTCGACCGTGAAGGCCTTTTTTGAGGAAAGAGTCCGTTGGGCCACGGATCATGGAATCCAGGAAGAACAGATAATTCTGGACCCGGGGTTGGGATTCTTCATCAGCGCCGAGGCTCGCTACAGCTTTGAGATCGTGCGTCGCTTGCCCGAATTGAAGGCACTTGGCTTTCCGTTGTTGCTGGGGCCTTCCCGCAAGTCCTTCCTGGCTGGAGTATCCCCAGGAAGAACCCTCTCAACCGAAGAACGCCTGATCCCTGGAGTCGCTCTGTCTGCAATTGCAGCTTGGCTTGGCGTCGATATCCTACGGATCCACGATGTTCAAGCAGAACGACTCTTGCTGGATACGGTGCAGGCACTTCGAGGATAA